Genomic window (Candidatus Latescibacterota bacterium):
CGTTCTGGTCGGTCCATATCGACCAGGGAGGCCCCACCGCTCTGTTGACATTGGCAAGGACTATAGGGAGCCTTGCACCGACCGCCCAGTGCAGCATCTCGTGCATGAGAAGCAGCCCCTGGGACGAAGTCGCGGTGAAGGTCCTCGATCCCGCCGCTGATGCGCCGACACAGGCCGCCATAGCGCTGTGTTCAGATTCCACCTTGATGAATTTAGCATCGATATCACCGTTTCCACACATCTCCGAGAGGAGCTCCACAATATGGGTCTGTGGAGTGATCGGGTATGCGGAGATCACCTTGACCTCGGAAGCCATCACCCCGTGACTGACGGAGTGGTTTCCCATAATGACCTTCTTCATTTTCCCTCCTCCCGCGTTGACAGGGCACTGCGCGGACATTCCTCAACGCAGACCAGGCAGCCCTTACAGTAATCCAGATCGATCTCGTATTCGTTCTCCCTGCGATGTATAGCCACATCGGGGCAGAATACCCAGCAATTATCACAATAATTACACACACCGCAGGAGAAACATCTTTCCGCTTCCTTTTCCAGAAGCTCGTCCGTATATCCGGTCTTGATCTCACGGAAAGTGCCCCTGATCTCCTCCGATGGGATCCTCGGCACCCTGTTCTGCTTCACCCTGGTGAAATAATCCGTATTCATATCGTCGATACCGACGATCCTCTCTTCGATCTCCTCAGGCTCCGACTCCCCACGGAATACCCTGATCATCTTCTCGGCGGCCTTGCGCCCTGCAGCTATCGCCTCCACTACGCTCGCTGCGCCTGTCACGACGTCTCCGCCCGCGTAGAATTTGTCTCTGCTGCACTGGCCCATCTTCTGATCGGCCTTGATCAGGTTCCATTCACAGTCGAGCATCCCATCTATACCTTCGAGGTCGGCCTGCTCGCCTATCGCGGAGAACATGCGATCGACTTCCATCTCGAAAGTCTCACCCTCTACTGCTACGGGGCGTCGCCTCCCGGACTCATCAGGTTTTCCAAGTTTCATTTTCTGAAATACAACGCTCGTCAGACTGTCGCCGTTTCTCTTGATTTCGAGGGGCGCGGCAAGGAAGTGGAAATTCACTCCCTCCCTCTCGGCCTCTTCGATCTCTTCCTGGATGGCCGGCATCTCGTTGATCGTCCTTCTGTATACGACCGTGACCTCGCTGCCGGAACGAATGGCACATCTCGCGACATCCATCGCCGTATTACCGCCACCTATTACGACTACCCGTTTCCCGGGATCGACCTTCTCGCCACCATTGACTTTTTTCAGAAATGAAAGTCCCGCTTCTACACCGTTGCCTTCTTCCCCTTCCATTCCCATCGAACGGCTTTTCGTCAATCCTGTTCCGAGGAAGACAGCGTTGAAATCCTTTTCCAGTTCTTCGAGGTTGATTTCCTTTCCAACCTCGATACCGGTCTTGACCTCGATAGGGCCTGCTTCCAGGATCGAACTTATCACCCTGTCCAGGACTTCGTTAGTCAGGCGATACTCGGGAATCCCCCATCTGAGAACGCCACCAAGGGCCTTTTCCATCTCGAAAAGAGTGACGGGGAAACCGGCGCGGGCAAGATAAAAGGCACAGGAGAGTCCTGCGGGGCCACTACCCACGACCGCCACCTTCTGAGCTTCGGTCCCTTTCACCCTGGTCATCCATCCGGGATTATCCAGCCCCATATCACCAAGCGACCGTTCGATCGCGTTGATATTGACCGGTTCATCATAATCCATCCTGGTGCATTTGCTCATGCAGGGATGGAAACAGACTCTTCCGGTGATCGCGGGCATCGGATTTGACTCTATGATAGTACTCCACGCTTCTTCGTACCGTTTCTCGGTAACCAGATAGATGTACCTCTGGATATTCTCCGAGGTAGGACAGCCGGCGATACAGGGCGATGTCTTGAAATCGTAATATGGCCTTACGTTTCGCCATGATCCGGTGAGATTCCACATCATTGTACTCAGTGTCATCGGCCGGATCGGCATATCCTTGTAACTTTTGAATTCAAGCTTCTTGACCATTTAGCCTCCAGCCTCTTCAGGACATTGTCTTTACTTCGTTACAGGCGTCGACAGCCGCCTGCATATTCTCTTGCTTCTTTATTGGTACGAAACCCTCGATAGCCTGCTTGACGGCTTCGATACCGACCAGCCCTGTAGCGCCCGCAAAAGCGCCGATGATCCCGGTATTGACGATCGGAGCGGACCTCGACCCCAGATGGTGCTTCAGCGCAATGGCGTTCGCATCGATGGTCGCTATTTTGAATTTTTCCGTAAGTTCTTTGTCCTCTACGGGACTGCTTGTATTTATGATGATCCAGCCACCCTCTTTGAGACCATCAGTAATATTGACCGTCTTTATCAGGACCGGATCGAGGACTATAAGATGATCAGGTTCGTATATCTGGCATCTCTCCCTGACCTCCGTGTCAGAGACGCGGGTAAAGGCCATCACAGGCGCCCCCCTGCGTTCAACACCGAATGCCGGAAAGGCCTGAACGAATTTACCTTCATGAAAGAACGCGTCGGCCAGGATCTCGGATGCTATCACCGAACCCTGCCCTCCCCGGCCATGAGTCCTGATCTCGATCATACTCTGTACCTTTCTAGAAGTTTACTGGTATATCCGAATGGAAAACCTTCATTCATATGACGATAACAGGGTTCTTGCTGCTTAGAAAACCCCCGCGAAGCCTACCCCAATGACCCTCCGGGGTCAAGTGGATTTTTGTTATCTCTTATAATTTACTCTTTAACAGTATTCTGCGCAAGCGACTAAGCGACAGATTTTCACCATAAATCAGGCAGAAACCACAAAAATATCATTCTCACATGGATTCTGACTTAGATATTGTATTGTCAGGTTATCATTTACGCATTCGTACTCAACAGGGGGAGATCACAGGACGAATCGTGTCAAAAACCGGTAATAAAAAATACGCCCAGGAGGACTCGAACCCCCAACCTTCTAGTCCGTAGCCAGACGCTCTATCCAATTGAGCTATGGGCGCATAATGCCGTGGAACCTTGCTTTATCAAGTCCAGACAACACCACTATATATACCATAACTCAAGCTTGGTCAATCAAAAACTGGCAGGGCAGGGCGTTCAGGTCTACTGAGCGGAAATGCTCCCGTCAGAGACGACGAGGCTTGATTCTGTGGCGGATTCCAGAAAACTCCTGTCGTGAGACACGACGATCATAGCCTGGGTCAATCCGGCCAGTATTTCGACTATCCTCTCTGACGACCGGGGGTCGAGTCCTGAGAGTGGTTCATCCAGAAGAAGGACCTCCGGCTTCATAGCCAGAACGGTCGCAAGTGATACGAGCCGCTTTTCACCACCTGAGAGATGATGAGTTATCCTGTCGCCGAAACCATCGAGTCCGAGCAGACGCAGTGTCGACGTCGAGATCTCGAGAGCCTCCTCCCTGGTGTATCCCTGATTCAATGGACCAAAAGCTGTATCCTCAAGCACCGTAGGGCAGAAAAGCTGGTCATCCGGATCCTGAAAAAGCAGACCCGCATGTCCCCTGACTTCCCTGAAATCCTTCTCTTCCTCACGGAGTTTTCCGAATACCTCCACAACACCGGAACCGGGCTTGAGCAGCCCCATGATAATATGCAGGACGGTAGTCTTGCCAGAACCGACATGGCCGCGCAGTCCTATCCTCTGACCTTCGAACAGATCGAGTGAAGCACCGGAGAGTACGGATCGTCCACCTTCATGCGAAAAATGGATATCTCTCAGGCTCACCAGCCTTTTGTTACCAGTCATCGGATCGTCACCCTCCTGCCTGATGACAAATTCGTCATCATCCAACCACTCGGCGACTTCATGATTAACACTACCATAATCTTCCCCGGTTCGTGTATACAGCGACAGACAATATCACAAGGGCTAATGACGTGATAAGCAGGAATATCGCGTCCCTCTTTTCAAATCGGAAATGACTCACTACATGAAATTCTCCATCATATCCCCTGCACTTCATCGCCTCCATCACACGTTCCGATCTCTCAAGGCTCCGAACGATAAGCATTCCGGTCAGATACGCATAACTCCTGTAAGTGTGTATCCTCATCGAGGGAACAAACCCTCTCGTCTTCATAGCCCGTATCAGAGCCATATATTCGTGATGAAGTACATCAATATACCTTAGGGTAAACAAGAACAGGTGAGTTAGTTTTTCAGGGACCTTGAGATGATGGAACGCGTGCCCCAGTACAAAAGGATCGACCGTACCCATGAGCGCGGCAAAGACAAGAACGATCGCGTTCGCTTTCAGGGTGACGATCACGCTCCATATGAGGCCCTCATAGCTGTACGAAAGAGCTCCCACCGCGAACAGGGGTTCTCCCGGAAAGGTCAGTGGTACGAGGACAAACAACAATAACATGAAAATGTTCAATCTCAGGAGTCTCTTCAGCAGGGCATCTGAAGATATCCTCGCCAGAATCACCAGAAAAGCCCCCGAGATCAACCCGGCGATAAGGACGCCAGAATGCGATGTAAGAGCAACGAGTACCGAAAACGCTAACGTCGCGACCACCTTGGGGCGAGGATCCAGCCTGTGAATAAATGTATCGCCGGTGTAGTAAGTCGCGCAGCTCATCTATTTTCACCTCTCATCGCCTTCCACCTCATATCTTTCCACCTTTTGACCTTGCAGCCGGCAGATCGAATACCGACGGATAGACCTTCGACAGAAAGGCTACGACAAAACCTGTGAATATTCCTTCTGCAATTGCTACGACGATGTTAGGAATAAGCGCGATACCGACTATCGTACCCATCTGCTTGCCACAGAAAATCAATGCGGTCGCCCACAGTACAAACGAAGCAAGGTAGGCCGTGACTCCGGCCATCATCCCCCAGAAGAAAACCGACTTTCCCGTACCTGCCTTCCTGATCCGGCCATTATAAAGATAATAGACCAGGACTGCCGGCACTCCCATCACTACCGTGTTTATTCCCAGAGTCGTTATCCCCCCGAACTGGAAAAGCAGGGCCTGAAGAAAGAGTGATACAAGAAATGCAGGCATCGCGGCCCAACCAAGGAAAAGGCCTGCCAGTCCTCCCAGAAGAGGATGTACCGATGATGGACCTATCGGAAGCCGGATCACAAGAGTCGAAACGAACAGAACTGATGCCGTCAACGCGGCTCTCGGGATCTGTTCATCCCTCAAGACACGCAGTCCGGCTGCGATGCATGGAACGGCGATCGCGGCTCCGGCCAGAGCTACCCCGATCGGTGCTACTCCCTCTGATATATGCATACAGGTCTCCCGGCCCTTCAGTGCTTTCGCCTGAATATAGAGTACAGCCCGAATATCCCGAATATAATACTTACTCCTGTCACGACCTGAAGAGTACGGTCCCGCCTTACGAAAGACTGGTCACCAGTGACCCCTCCCCGGCCGATCTCCATCTCCAACACCGCCAGATGGCCCATCCCGTCATCAACCTCTATTTTCCATTTACCTTCAGCTCGGGCTACAAGAGAAAACCTTCCATCCTCCGAGGTCGTACCGGTCACAAATACCGAATCCGGACTGCCCGGCCTGAAAACGGACACATCACAATAGGCCATTGGGCTTCCATCATCATATGAAGCTTCTATCATGAGACCGTTCTCTACCAACCGGCATTCCGCCCCATGAGCCGTCACGGTCCGTGGATTCACCATTACTGCCAGAAACATCAAAGACAGGGCTACCATCCGCCAGCCGTTCATCATTTACCTCCCGGCCTTCCGACCTGGAACACCAGTGAACAACCTCGTCTTCCAACCGAAGCTGTCACAAGATATTTCCCCGACTTTCCTGTCATTATCCGTACTGGTTCCTCCGTATCTGCTCTGTAATGAGCTGTCCGTCCTTCTGCGGGAATGACGGTGATCTCGCATTCGACAGGGCTTCCATCCAGCATGACCTGGACCGGAAGGTCTCTACCAGGCACCGTGTCGGAAACCGGAGCGAAGGGAACGATCTCCAGACCGACTCCCGCCTGGTACCGACCAGGATCATCCTCGCCACTTCCCGCCACCATAAATGTCTTCAACTCGTACAGGGGGTCTTCCATCCCGGGACGCTTCATCACCAGCCGGAAAATATGCAGCCCCGGCGAGTCAAGGACCACGGTAGCAGTATGTCGTTTATCCCCTTTTCTGGTCGACAGCTCTCTCGCACCGTCAGGACCTGTCACCTGGATCTTTCCGAGCACCTTCTCCTTGACCGCAAAACTCGATTCAGGGTAATAATGTCCGCCGCAGATATCCAGATTTATCTCTACAGCAACCTGAGGATAAAGATCCTCCGCCTCAAACCAGTGTTCGTGGCTCGTAACTGAAACAGGCACTGCGATTGACGCCAGCAATACGGCGACACATATGAATACTTTCATTTTATTCCTCACCTGATGATCCTAGAACCTGCACATCAATGTGACGTTGCCCCGGATGATATCCGCTCCTCCACCCTTACCGATCTCGATACCGGTCTTGAGCGTCATACTCTGCGATCCCACCGGCATGTAGACACCAGGCAGGACGGACCAGTTGTCCGAAGCCTCATCGAATGATCCCAGCAACTCGATACCGGCCGCTACTCCATGAGAATCACTGGAAAGCGGAGTCTTTCCTCCGATAGCCCAGAAGGTAGCACCCTCGTCTCCTTCACGCTCATGACAGATATTAATAGTGACATTCGCGTGGTTCTCGAAATCCTTCGTCGCGATAAGCATTCCCGAATAGGCAAAGTCTTCGCTGCCGAGAAGGTCTTTCGCCCTCTGAAAAGGCACCTCGAATCCGGCAGCCACCGCGATGTTCACAGGCCAGTCCTCAGTCACCCTGTACTGCAGGCATCCAGCGACAGCCTCCATGAAGGGAGAAGGTCCCAGAGGTTCAAAGCCTGAGTCTTCTGCGAGATGCCCGACACCGAACTTCGCAAAATGGGTATGTACATCGAACATCAGCCTGTTCGTTATCCCCCAGGACATCCCCGGAGTCATTTCCCAATGATCCAGCTCAGGGATCTCGGAATCGTCGACCATGTAATCATAATGCAGATGAAATACGAACTCCCCTTTTCTCGCCGTCGAATAACTCTCCATCTCTATATATTCCATCGCGTGATGAGCAGAAAGTCCTCCAGGTATATTAAGCAACCCCACTAACACTACGATCGATATGATAAACTTTTTCATCAGTCCCCCTTTTAAATCGAATTACTTCTTCAGCTCCCCAATTCAATCCAATCACTTTTGCGAACAGCGACTTTCGCCCCTTATATTCCCTGCCCCGTTGTGGCCGCGGCCAGTGAACAGTATTTTACTCCCTTTGTCGCCTTGAGCCTGTTTGCCAGTTCCCCCACTTTCTCAGGCTTTCCCCTGACAACGACGATCTCCAGACAATTGTCATGATCGAGATGCACATGCTGCGAGGAGATTATCAGATGATGGTAATCATGCTGAGTGTGAGTGAGCTTGTTCGAAAGGTTTCTTCTGTGATGGTCATATACCATCACTATCGCGGCGGCTACTTCCTTCCCGCTCTTCCAGTCATCCTTTACCAGATCATCCCTGATCAGATCCGCTACAGCCTTGGATCTGGTGGGGTACCCGGTCTTCTCGATCCGCCTGTCGAATTTCGAAAGAAGTTTTTCGTCTATCGACACACTGAACCTGATCAATCCCGACATCCTGCCTCCTTGAAATTACCCGATACCTGCTCTTGCCCGAACATTCACTTTCGTATTACATATTTTACATTCGTAACACGAATATACAGCAAAAAGACTCAGGGTTACAATAGTTTTTATATGCACGAAAAGTTTTGTCGATGATTCGTAATATTACGGATTCCTGACCTTAAAGCACCTATTTTCCTCCGATTTCCATACAGTCATCCGTCAATGTTCAAATGTGCGGGTTTTATTCTTGGGCGAAGTTCAGGCAAGAATCGAATGGACATAAAAATGGCGGAGAGGGAGGGATTCGAACCCTCGGTAGAGTTTAACCCCTACAACCGCTTAGCAGGCGGATGCCTTCAGCCGCTCGGCCACCTCTCCGCATATATCTATTGTGGCGGAGGGCGAGGGACTCGAACCCCCAAGGGCTTGCGCCCGGCGAATTTCAAATCCGCTGCCTTACCAATTAGGACTAGCCCTCCACAAACAACGACCCCTCTGCATGCAGAGGGACTCAAACAGTATAAAAAGTCATCACCCCACTGTCAACACAATTGGAAAAAGCAGGCAGTCGGAACCCGGATCTCCTCAGACCTCTTCACTCTCCCATTCCCTGATCCGTTTTCTGTTCCTGATCTTCTTCAGGACATAGGCCAGAATCAACAGGCCCGCCATCATGAGCCAGAAAGGAGGCGACCTGAATACCGGTGCCGCCGCGTTGTACCTGCTTTCCAGATCCAGATGGAATTCCTCGGCAAAATCCCCTGTAGTCTCCCCGAAGGTCAACAGGAACGCCCTGTCAAAATCTCCGAGATCCCTCGCAAAGGAAAGTAGTGTCACAAGATCCTCAGGCCTCGTTTCGAGCAGACGGGAGACTGCGGCATAACTTAGCCTGTATGCGGCGGAAGCCCTTGCCGCAGAACGTGGGAAACTCCCTCCAAGATCCTCCAGGTCGGGAAGGTTTCCGCTCCAGATCGAAGTCATAAGGTTCCATTGATCTGACATCGTCCACTCTCTCGATTGCCGCATGGCGATGCCTTCGACAAACCAGGTCGGACACCTCGTGCCACCCGTCTTCTGAACAAGAAAGATATGTGAGAGTTCATGCCTTATAACGGTCTTCAGAGGCCTCGGAGTCCTGAGAACGGCCCTGGCATCGATGACGATCTTCCTGTTGACCAGATCGCTGAACGCCTCTCCCCATTCTGGCATCTTCGATCCACTGAGTTGATTATAATCTTTTCTGTTGGGAACAATATAGACATCGATACGGCCGGGGTCCTGCAACCCGATCTCTTCAGCGATATCCGGTGCTGATTCACATATCAACCGTTCTACCTCGACGGCCATCTTCCTGCTGCGTTCGGAAAAATGAAAGACATACGGACCACAATCCGAAATGCTTATGATGTAACCCATCTTGTCGAGGTCCCGGGACTCTTCAATACTGCTCCGGGCGAAAGACGTCTGCACGACCATCAGGGTGACAAAAACAACTGAAATAAACACCTTCACCGGACGGCAGAGAGGTCGCATCAAAGCCCTCCGGAAAAAATTATGCCTCCGCCGATCACCCGGTCGCCTGAATATATGACGAGGGACTGGCCAGGAGTCGGAGCTCTCTGCGGTTCGAAAAAAGTGACCCTGCACTCTCCTCCAGCAAAACTGATCTTACTTATTGCGGCAGGCTTGTGCCTGTACCTTATCCTGGCCTTTAAGGGAAGTTTCGGA
Coding sequences:
- a CDS encoding energy-coupling factor ABC transporter ATP-binding protein, translating into MTGNKRLVSLRDIHFSHEGGRSVLSGASLDLFEGQRIGLRGHVGSGKTTVLHIIMGLLKPGSGVVEVFGKLREEEKDFREVRGHAGLLFQDPDDQLFCPTVLEDTAFGPLNQGYTREEALEISTSTLRLLGLDGFGDRITHHLSGGEKRLVSLATVLAMKPEVLLLDEPLSGLDPRSSERIVEILAGLTQAMIVVSHDRSFLESATESSLVVSDGSISAQ
- a CDS encoding DUF4198 domain-containing protein, producing the protein MKVFICVAVLLASIAVPVSVTSHEHWFEAEDLYPQVAVEINLDICGGHYYPESSFAVKEKVLGKIQVTGPDGARELSTRKGDKRHTATVVLDSPGLHIFRLVMKRPGMEDPLYELKTFMVAGSGEDDPGRYQAGVGLEIVPFAPVSDTVPGRDLPVQVMLDGSPVECEITVIPAEGRTAHYRADTEEPVRIMTGKSGKYLVTASVGRRGCSLVFQVGRPGGK
- the nikR gene encoding nickel-responsive transcriptional regulator NikR; protein product: MSGLIRFSVSIDEKLLSKFDRRIEKTGYPTRSKAVADLIRDDLVKDDWKSGKEVAAAIVMVYDHHRRNLSNKLTHTQHDYHHLIISSQHVHLDHDNCLEIVVVRGKPEKVGELANRLKATKGVKYCSLAAATTGQGI
- a CDS encoding FAD-dependent oxidoreductase, with product MVKKLEFKSYKDMPIRPMTLSTMMWNLTGSWRNVRPYYDFKTSPCIAGCPTSENIQRYIYLVTEKRYEEAWSTIIESNPMPAITGRVCFHPCMSKCTRMDYDEPVNINAIERSLGDMGLDNPGWMTRVKGTEAQKVAVVGSGPAGLSCAFYLARAGFPVTLFEMEKALGGVLRWGIPEYRLTNEVLDRVISSILEAGPIEVKTGIEVGKEINLEELEKDFNAVFLGTGLTKSRSMGMEGEEGNGVEAGLSFLKKVNGGEKVDPGKRVVVIGGGNTAMDVARCAIRSGSEVTVVYRRTINEMPAIQEEIEEAEREGVNFHFLAAPLEIKRNGDSLTSVVFQKMKLGKPDESGRRRPVAVEGETFEMEVDRMFSAIGEQADLEGIDGMLDCEWNLIKADQKMGQCSRDKFYAGGDVVTGAASVVEAIAAGRKAAEKMIRVFRGESEPEEIEERIVGIDDMNTDYFTRVKQNRVPRIPSEEIRGTFREIKTGYTDELLEKEAERCFSCGVCNYCDNCWVFCPDVAIHRRENEYEIDLDYCKGCLVCVEECPRSALSTREEGK
- the cbiQ gene encoding cobalt ECF transporter T component CbiQ; this encodes MSCATYYTGDTFIHRLDPRPKVVATLAFSVLVALTSHSGVLIAGLISGAFLVILARISSDALLKRLLRLNIFMLLLFVLVPLTFPGEPLFAVGALSYSYEGLIWSVIVTLKANAIVLVFAALMGTVDPFVLGHAFHHLKVPEKLTHLFLFTLRYIDVLHHEYMALIRAMKTRGFVPSMRIHTYRSYAYLTGMLIVRSLERSERVMEAMKCRGYDGEFHVVSHFRFEKRDAIFLLITSLALVILSVAVYTNRGRLW
- a CDS encoding 2-oxoacid:acceptor oxidoreductase family protein, translated to MIEIRTHGRGGQGSVIASEILADAFFHEGKFVQAFPAFGVERRGAPVMAFTRVSDTEVRERCQIYEPDHLIVLDPVLIKTVNITDGLKEGGWIIINTSSPVEDKELTEKFKIATIDANAIALKHHLGSRSAPIVNTGIIGAFAGATGLVGIEAVKQAIEGFVPIKKQENMQAAVDACNEVKTMS
- the cbiM gene encoding cobalt transporter CbiM is translated as MHISEGVAPIGVALAGAAIAVPCIAAGLRVLRDEQIPRAALTASVLFVSTLVIRLPIGPSSVHPLLGGLAGLFLGWAAMPAFLVSLFLQALLFQFGGITTLGINTVVMGVPAVLVYYLYNGRIRKAGTGKSVFFWGMMAGVTAYLASFVLWATALIFCGKQMGTIVGIALIPNIVVAIAEGIFTGFVVAFLSKVYPSVFDLPAARSKGGKI